Proteins from a genomic interval of Gossypium hirsutum isolate 1008001.06 chromosome A09, Gossypium_hirsutum_v2.1, whole genome shotgun sequence:
- the LOC107902461 gene encoding uncharacterized protein, with amino-acid sequence MIQPNSEQKDIVVDASARTFDREVNELGKSVLIVPAGFNNKNSLHFNLAFGEVAAVAVAINERLLDTNNHLAVTFERTSNSILTGVKGANEATNSGNSSNLINSRDNDGKVRDSKSGWKINKTLKGPTNHFKALGSSRVSLAGSMLMVADFISLKFDSQVVKEKVTGEIEGSNSIVHGRQ; translated from the coding sequence ATGATCCAACCCAATTCTGAGCAAAAAGATATTGTTGTTGACGCTTCTGCTAGAACTTTTGACCGAGAAGTTAATGAATTGGGCAAATCAGTGCTCATTGTTCCTGCaggttttaataataaaaattctcTCCATTTTAATCTTGCATTTGGAGAAGTGGCAGCTGTGGCGGTGGCTATAAATGAAAGGCTTCTTGATACCAACAACCATTTGGCAGTTACTTTCGAAAGAACATCCAACTCGATTTTGACTGGGGTGAAGGGTGCTAATGAAGCTACTAATTCGGGGAATTCTTCTAATCTGATTAACAGTCGAGATAACGATGGAAAAGTAAGGGACTCTAAGAGTGGTTGGAAGATTAACAAAACTCTTAAGGGGCCAACTAACCATTTCAAGGCTTTGGGGAGTTCACGGGTCTCGCTTGCAGGATCCATGTTGATGGTAGCGGActttatctccttgaagtttgaCAGCCAAGTTGTCAAGGAAAAAGTGACTGGAGAAATCGAAGGCTCGAATAGTATTGTCCATGGTCGACAATAA